The DNA segment tttggaaattcTAGTTTCATTgtcttttctttcatattttagttttattgtgtGATATATTAATACATTTACTTACATTATACATACCAAATTCTTGACCCCTTTtgttccatatttcattttctccTAGGACTATACGACTAATATGCTCCAAGTTATTCTGAGTGGATTTAGTATTAAACCTAAAGATATTCATCCGGCCATACAGCAGTATGCTTTCAAATGCGCTGAAATATGCTGGTTGTTGTTGGTGTTTAATGGTCAAGTGTCGCTCTATGACGACGAAGAAGATGTACCATTTGATCTAGATGCCTACAAACCATACACAAGACGGTTATCTGACATGGAACAGCCAACAGTAGAATTCGTCGTCTGGCCTGCATTGTGTAAAAAGTTTGGTGTTTTGGTTAAAGGTGTTGCACAGCCAAAAGGAGGGAAACGGAAACCATTAGACTTGCAAAGATGACTTTTGATGAAAATATGGATTGTAATTAACCTAGTAAATATTATGTCATATTCTGAAAGAAACAGTGTAGTTCAGCTAAAGTCAATAAATATACtgttgattctaaaatatttgacataaataaaatctggaaagtagatccctcggaagcaccgagaacaaggcaaacagtgaaaattgcagactcggtttgattgagtctgttcatgagcagtagtggaaaatgcaacactgcccacgccccctagcaccggcttaagcagtattcaatcttcaaatctaaatgagttgaaatcaatgatcccgaaggaccagaaaatataacaacactgagatgaagtcggggcggcattttacggccgccacacagcaagAAAGAACACGTGCTTGTATATAAATGATACACATTTGGTCAAATGTGTTTTATGTAATAAGTTTTAAGTCTAAATTCACACTGCGTCAAAATATCATACATAACTGTTGTACAggcaaatttagaaaaaaaatccgttAGGTTTCTATAatttctatgtacatgtattgtcATTTGTCtaattttctactttatttatttgttatgcGAAACATCATTTACATATTCATACAAGCACTGCTGAGCGCTTTCCTTTTATGGACGTTGGGTTTTGGAACATGGCTTATTCTTATTGGATTTTAGAACTTGAGTTTTGATTCAGTGTTGAAAAcataaatagataaaacaaaacttttactaGCTTTTGTCTATCAATGTCTAACCGTTTCACAAAAATGACACCACATTAGAAAAGTGAGTGTAGTACAAAACTCTTTTTCAGAAGAAAGGGGAAAAAGTTCTAATCATTCTACGGTTTTATATACGACTTTGAAATGGTTATGTCTACTAGGAAAAGTTTCTAGCTCTGAATTTTTCGTGTGTGAAGATGTGTTACTAAAAGAAGTTAAACGAACATACAATTCAGATTGGTTTTTTTCCAATAAAGAAGACAGATTAAAATGATGTAGCGTTATTGAATAAGGATTATTCATTCGAATCCAGTTTCaaattgttaaatattatttGACTATTTTTGGAATTTATTCAACAGAATAAGATTGCTACAGTAAGAAAAATCGTTCATACTTCAAGATAATATGACATGCAAACAATCTTTTGATGAGGTTATTAAACATTGTTCTTTTGGCACACAATACGAAGATACATTTGGACGGGCTCCCAGATGAAATATCAACTCAAACGAGGCAACGGGCGAGTTTTATAAGCTTTTTTCCAGCTGAGTGCAATTCTAAATGTATCAAGTTTTATAGTGAATGGTTTTGTGTGTCAGTTTTCTGGTGCCAGcaaagatatttatagtaaagcatacgtacgacttactaactCCTACGAGGACAACTTAAGTAGGAGTGAATAAAGATAGTATGACCTACGTGGGAGTCGTACGAAAACTTACTACAAATCTCATTATGTTCTTCTGTATCCACTATGGAAAATCAATTGTATGGTCACCTGGTTAAAAATACAATTGTTGAATGGAAAAGAAAATAAGGTAATGAATAATTCTAATATGGCCCAATTTAATTTCCAGTTAACCAAAGGTCAGGCTAtatatatattctgcgataaacacagacgacgcgcggaccggtaagagagcattatagCGTCAATTATGACGCCGAAATTCCGCATGATGCCCGGTTCATTattacttggataaatgaagccaagcataatttttatcaaaagattTCTATGAACATGAAATAGTTAAGACCTTTTTGTTATTTGTCGTTTAATTTAGGCCTACCACGGTTCATctttcagatgcttagatatttaatCACTCGAGCTAACGTCCTCGTGCTTAAGTTCCTGCACATCTAAACCCTGACGCGTGATAAATCAGGCGACAAAAACACTCGAAGGCCTTggatatttgttaaatatattcttAGACTTTAGGTGTAATGCCTGGGTAGGCATGAAGAATCATTTTTGCCTCTTTAGACATTTCTTAAAGGCTGATATTTATATTACTTTGGGAAGATGAAGCGAGGGAAGCTTAAGCATTGTTTTCTTTCATGAAACTAATTGATTTAAATAGAGTGTATCTATGCGACCATGAAGACCAACCGCAATCTGCAACAGCCATGAATTGCATTTAGTTCGTCATATGTAGGATAGATCGTGAAGCGGATCGTATACGTTACATGAAAAAACAGACTTACACGAAATCATGTAACCAGATGAGaaatgataattttgtaaaaagaaactgTTATATTCCCAAAGTTATATCCGGATCTTCTAtgtttaacaaaaacaaatccTGTCATCTTGTATTTGCACAGATTTTAACAATATCTTCATCGTTTCGTATACGTGTATATTTATTGCAATAAATACAAGTTCAAGTAAAGTTTATTAGTGAAAAGTTTTCTCACTGTTTTTTTCCCTGTTTATTTATATCAGTAATATTCCTCCTTGcgtaaacaaaaacttttattgaggtgtaatttttcagtgaaaaaataGGAGAGCCTAAAGCAGACATGTCAGTTACAAGGATagacccacccgcttagctcagtagggagagcgttggtctacagatcgcggggtcgtgagttctccgtaacgatttgataaaagacattgtgtctgaaatcatttgtccttcacctctgataattaatgtggggaagttggcagttacttgcggagaacaggtttgtactggtacagaatccaggaacactggttaggttaactgcccgccgttacatgactgaaatactgttgaaaaacggcgttaaacccagaacaaacaaacaaacaaacaaggacAGATAATACGATACGTATGTGCAgaattttctttacaattttgtcaaattttgtccATTTAAATCTTAGCTACTGAAAGGCATTTATTCTCAATTGCCCCTCTGTCTGTTGTCTGTGTGCCAGTCGTAATAGGACAAATAACAGATATGACCAAGCACAGCCATTTACATATTTATGCCGGAATGAAATAAAAGTTCctgaaaaaacatttatattaccaTCAAAGATactcaaatatttaattttatcatattttgttgcttTTGAAAATTCGTAACATAATAAGTTCACAATAGAATACATATGGAAACAGGAAATGCAATTTTTGACACTCAAATTGATATCACAGAACAGAAATTAATGTGCAGCTGAAGACTGTAACAAAAATTAATTCGCATTTGTAAGATAAGCCCTTGTCCGTCCGTATATCAAGCAAAGAATGAATCGTGAAAGGAAAAGTAATGCGCACTTGTAGGACAGATAAGTGCATGCAAGAATAAAACGGAATTTTGAGGTAACTTTACACGTTTAGATATCAGCAAACGAGcattcaaacaaaacatacaaaacatcaGCACATTTTCCATACCattgaataattgaaatttaCATGACTTTTgtgtaaaagtattttataatttCTATAAATGATCGGCACAGCCACTGATTATACAATGATCTTCAAAATGAGACTAGTGAGCCATTTATTTTCTTCCTAAGCGGTTAAAATGTAAAGTTGTTAAACTGTTAAACAAAATAGTTGACATATTGCCCCTACGcagtcaatataattttttttagctcacagtGTTCATTCTACCGCTAATAGTTGTtgaaatttatcaataaaatgtttgaatacaGGCTAAGACATGATGTAAAAGATTATTGAACGGCCTTAAAATTTTTGCCATAACAATGTGTAACAAGGAAGTAAATTTGAGTAGCGAAAAAGAAACTAGTCGTTGTGTTTAAGGTAAGATTTACCGTAGCAACAGTATGTTCGATATTTCACTATTTCACTAATGATTCATAACAGAATATACATTTAAACGCGTTTAAATTCAGATTATAAATGTTATTATGTTGATAACTGTCAAGAGAAATAAAGGAACATATTATTTATCCATGTTTTTAATGTATAAGCGTTGATATCGATTAATAGTTATTGATAAAACTTGTAGACCTGTAGATTTCAGTGTAAAGTCATAATTCTTTGTAGAATTACAACTGTATTGTTTGATATGGTCTTGCCTAGTCCTAGAGCCTTCAAATGTCATGAGTTTTATAATTTAATTAGGTTGTGTTCtttcacatttataaacataaactttAATCTATATCGcgatttatatacaatgtatactaacgcaacatttgaaaaaaaattccgTTTTAAATTCTCTTATCAAATGTGTAGTAATAAAACAATAAGACATTTCAATATTAGGTTTAAGCAACACTTCATAGTTTATGTAAATTAAGTAAATTATAATAAATGAGCTTACGTTagttgggtttttttcttttacagtttTGTGTTGTGATCGAGCGTGATTTACAAAACGAAACTAACTTACGTATCAATTAGTATATACGTCAGTTAGTGATACCTGGGTATATtgtcttttattttgtaattaatcGACCTATTTCTCCAAAATTTAAGACTTACGGCAGTAGATGAAATATAACTTTACTcgtttttatatttcatttttacatgtaacCACGAAGTACCACCATAACATAGCGGAAAAACTGTCATCAGAAAGTCAAATACGCAAATATTGATGAATAAATTCTTATTTTTTGACGAAAAGCATTTTGGGTATTCCGATCTGCTAAACAATTATTACTGATTCCGGGTAATTACTGCTCCATTTcgatttaaaattttcatgaatatgaAGCAATtgatgttttaagaaaacatctTTCGGAACATTTCTGCAAAAGTGGAAAGCATTTGATGAGAAACACTAGTGTTTAATTTAACAGGAATTAAAGCACGATGTCGTCACCGAAACAAGTTCCAACTAAGTTTAATCCAGGACTTGGAGAGGGTGTATATGACTACTTTATAAGGAATTATTTAACACATTGGTTCGAAGCAAAGACAGTCCCGCCACATGTTTACACTCGTGCAATGAATGAATTGGTCCTtttgaacaaaaagaaaaagtctAAGCAAGCAGACAAAGATAGAAAAGTAACTGTAAGTACATATATGTTTCTGCTATTATTGCAGCCTTTTAGATCTTCGCGGGTAATTTGTGTTAGAGTGTCCATGTATTTACGGATAACAGAGAAATGTACATCAAACCGTGAACTACACACCTGAAAACAGCACGTTTCCTTTTCAGATTAAATTTAGTTAGGTATTCAtacaactgttgtttttttttccttgttattgttccttctcttgagaaggaatatcttaattcggtaagtcacacttgactgagctactgatatcgaaagctgttgtaattacaagctggccaattaaactccgtgaccttagaaataacctctgacgttaaactattctttctcaattgaggcgactctctgactgaacgcgttccatgGATTACATAATACTCGATTGATTCTCTTATTTTCTCCATTCTTGAAGaatataacatatgtacattcagtcaaCCAGATAGGCATATATCAgcaaattaaatgtaaacaactaaatattatggttaccttcaaatgcatggttaatatgtgaaaacaaaccccattgcgaccctcttaTTATACGCAACAAATTCACACATCGAATCTTAATGGATTGACCGGGCCAATggcttattgccgtatttactctactgaaagtggtaacagatttaatttgttgttggatttaacaatttatgttaaataactagcgtaaatacttacctgacattttttggcagtataaaacagacattgcaaccaaaactttacaagatgatcattttatatttatatatatgtgccctagaaggaacttttgctatgctttaacttgtaggCTATATATAAATGTGTATGTACTATAAAACATTTCGTACTGAAGTAGTACtgcattttttctaaagaaaatctTTGCTGTAATTTCCTTCTAAAGCACAAAGATATGCCACTGTATGGTCTCATATGCATTACCTGTCATCTTCTGTTTAggatttttttatattcattgctcacttttattcattttaaaaacaacgagaattaatttatacttatttatcatcaacaTGTTTGAACTGACGTCAaaaattaaatactaaaattcgGAGCATTAATTGATAAAGTTTTTTTCTGCCAGTGTTCTGCTGCCTTACTTATAACTTCGTTGTTTGTAAAGGTTTCAAAACAGAATATTGACTCAGAAAGGGAGGAAGTGACAAAACTTGGAGAGAGACCATCTTCTGCGAGTGTTGCTCGGAGAAATCAGTCAAAACAAGAACAAGCTTCCGGGTCCCGAAATGTTCAGCTAGAGAATGATCAGTTAAAAAGTGAAAATCTTGCACTGCAAGATCAGCTATCTAAAGCTTATATGGAACTTCAGGATAAAGCTACACGTCTACACAGAATGAAGGAAGACTTAAAAAACAGCTTACAGGAGGTGAACGATCTCAAAATAAGGTGACTTTATACTTTTtagaatttgaaagttttttaacgacatgataaaatgataattattctttatgtttcaatttcatggttttattttgttgtataaCAATTTCTTAAGGAACTGGACTATGTGCCTGTTGAAtgttgaaaacaacatttaatcTAAAGATTGTCCTAACATTATAACTTAAGTCTATTAAGTCTATTATGAATTAATGTATTACATGTTATGTACTACGTCTTTTTGTTAGGGTGTACGTATTATGTGTTACGTTAGAGGGGAGTGGGAAAACGTTTAGTGAGCTAATGGCGGATGGGTTTTTCACATTGACATTGAGGGAAATTGATTGACCAATATTCCAGTAAGTAAGAATTCTTATTTCCCCTATTGACAAACTTAACATGGACTATTTCGTTGATGCTAAAGAAACTCTTCTCTGCATTCCCTTCCTTTGAGTATCAGTAAATATTATGTCTGTCCTCATTTGGTAGCCTGTGAATTGGTACCTACCTTACACCACGCCTACTCGTAGAAATTGATCTTGTTCCATACGTTTGTACATATACTGTAAATTGTTAATAATTTCTTAATATGGTCTTTACGAAAtacttgtataattttttttatgttaccTATGAAAAAACAGGAAGACTACTAGTATGTAGGGCTATTCCTATTTCTACCAAATTCACCCGATTTACCGGCAGTAAGGTAACCGGTAAGTACATTCGGATCTGAAACAAGAAATAGAATGTGTCAACTTTCACTGTCCAGATGTAAAACGTTTGCGCGAAGAGAAAAGCGGCTATACTGCCGGGTATATTCTGTCAAACATCCAAGTGATGGAAAACGCAATATTGGCATTAAATTGTGAATAGATGCCGATAAAAGGATTTTAACAGTATTTGATGATATTAGTTAGAGAATCACCAATAACGACCTGTTGGTAACCGAGATGCACTCAGTTACTGATACATTAAATGTCGGTTACATGTTTTCTAGCAAAAGTCTGCTGATGTTGTTGTATTTAGGTGGTAGTATCAACATGATTTTCATTCATGTAGGGAAAAAGTCACTTTGTTATTTTATAAGTAACATATCAGTGTTTCGTAGAGATCATATCCAGAAATGTTCAACAATAACAGTGTATTGAACTGTTTTAAACAAACATCCATCCGCCATTAACTCACAAATAATTTTCCCGCTTCTTTTCTAACCTGATGTGACAGGTAACAGCTAACATATAACTTGTAATACATAAGTCATAAGACCTATTACATAACAAATACGACAAAATagccctaataggcttccgtacaTTTTATCTGTTTCAGTTAAGCATTTGCGTTAAAAAACTTTgcagaaatatttataaacttaagatcttatataattatttctttaatcaTGCTGCAAATAGTAAATAGTTAGTTACGTTAACGTGAAACTCACGTaaaattcatattattattaaaagttcCGTCCCGTTCTTTCATACAAGTATGCAATAGTAAAAAGCCTACTACTTCAATAGCTAGCGAAACATtgaagggaaaggcaatgttgttcttatatTAATTctgtctgctaggatttctttaatcatttaaataagtgaaagaattttcaaaattggtttaAAACTGAGAAGGTTATGAGcagttaaatatttgttttaaatggcggccattttgtttccatggcaacaaaatataaaatgggGGATTTATTAGATTTCTAGAAACatctttgaacaatatttattattactgtaaaataatttatctaCATTTTCTAGCTACATTTGTATAATGATTACTACCATGATTTACATCTTACACgcaatttcaaactgccatatctttttcaattgtgatccgattttaaaaattctttcagcattataaaAGACTTGAAGATggcttttatataaaattacctTATTTTCAGgtattccttgccctttaaaacatatttattaatgATAGAAATAATGGACTTACAAGACAAGACACGTCTTGTGTGTGTTTGTATATTACGATCAAAATTTATGTGACGGGTTAGAAAATGTTGGATTTTTCTTGAGCTCTAATATATACTAGTAGTTTAGAATaagtattaaatatttatagatatagacattaaaataaaattggaaaacagaacaaaacgaataatgatactttataacattataaagtaCAAGTATGTAAATGGCTTATTACTTTATGTTACTTGTAACATATAATTGTAGAGTATATCATTCTTTGTTTCAGGTTAAGCAAGCTTTACGGTGACAAATTACGAGACAACAATCCAGATCTAGCAGATCAGTGTGATGCTAACAGGCCAACAGAACTTGGAAAGCGATTCTTGGAAATATATGACAATGAATGGTCGGACGCTTTTGAAAACAAAGCAAAGAAAGATGAAAAGGAGAAGGTCGGGATTTTACATGAAGTGGTAGTGGTACTTATCATTCAGCGTCTTTTCATGCCCTCGTCGtttgaactgtccgtccgtccatccgtatgTTACACTTTCTTGTGTACTTCACTCTTTCAGTTTCCATCCAATTCGAATGAAATTTAGtttacaacattaaaatgaaGTGGACATACCCATATGTCGTGACTttaatgtctgattaatttttcctTAGTTAAGGCCCTGTTTGAACGTTGACATATTGCAACTGCATCAGAATATTTTATACTCAACTtctccaacagttttcatccaatttcaAGTGAAACTTGTTTTATGTCACCCGTATGAGGTGGAAATGCGCATACTGTCTGGATTTTTATCCATCCTGTTACTTAATCTGGAGTAATGGCCACTTTTTGGACTGTATCAGAACATTGTATAGTCAACAACTACAGTTTCAATCCAACTGAAGTAAAACTTTGCATACACGGGTGGACATGAACATAAATTTCGAGACTTTAATGGTTGATTATTCTTTCTGGAGGTATTGGCCTTTATTTGACTTTGAATAATTATAACTACGTCAAGTATTCCTACCTCATCCAATTTAAAATGAAACCATTGCGGGACTTCCATGTCCGACATTTTTGTAGTTAAGCCCCTGGTTTGTTTGGACTTTATCTATCATTTTATCACGCACTTTCAGGAGCCA comes from the Mercenaria mercenaria strain notata chromosome 9, MADL_Memer_1, whole genome shotgun sequence genome and includes:
- the LOC128559256 gene encoding uncharacterized protein LOC128559256; this translates as MSSPKQVPTKFNPGLGEGVYDYFIRNYLTHWFEAKTVPPHVYTRAMNELVLLNKKKKSKQADKDRKVTVSKQNIDSEREEVTKLGERPSSASVARRNQSKQEQASGSRNVQLENDQLKSENLALQDQLSKAYMELQDKATRLHRMKEDLKNSLQEVNDLKIRLSKLYGDKLRDNNPDLADQCDANRPTELGKRFLEIYDNEWSDAFENKAKKDEKEKVGILHEVVVDAFYYCNEKFKGQVPQIRGIFLQSKDGQQKVSVSKNAQMIKSLNDLRMQLSTEAARNVAQEYSTSSLASILQRLCINSGDIDPALRKYAFSCAEICWLLLVWNDQLSLSEDKEGVPFDQETYKPFTRRLSDMEQPTVEFVVWPALCQEFGVLVKGVAQPKAGKRKPLDLQR